A region from the Lolium perenne isolate Kyuss_39 chromosome 4, Kyuss_2.0, whole genome shotgun sequence genome encodes:
- the LOC127296922 gene encoding uncharacterized protein, which translates to MADIAMLVADEEFEKRLKRGAPGAGVRSDEASMGKANFGAVNKVWGSWVESATAAASGVKVHVAVLVKADMAEPKAPMAVAAFNGFFSA; encoded by the coding sequence ATGGCGGACATAGCGATGCTGGTGGCCGATGAGGAGTTCGAGAAGAGGCTCAAGCGAGGGGCGCCCGGCGCCGGTGTCAGATCCGACGAGGCGTCCATGGGCAAGGCCAACTTCGGCGCCGTGAACAAGGTGTGGGGCTCCTGGGTCGAGTCAGCCACCGCCGCCGCGTCCGGGGTCAAGGTGCACGTCGCGGTGCTCGTCAAGGCCGACATGGCCGAGCCCAAGGCTCCGATGGCCGTGGCAGCGTTCAACGGCTTCTTCTCTGCTTAG
- the LOC127296921 gene encoding nuclear pore complex protein NUP96 — protein sequence MAADSMFPVLRASDYFTRPSIDELVEREAADPGYCSRVPGFVVGRVRYGQVKFSGDTDVRGLDLNGIVTFDRHCVEVYGDEAGKPAVGHGLNKAAEVTLRLDLRGLPEAGALVELLRCRAKKQGARFLSFDPVNGNWKFEVDHFSRFGFVDEEEDDVAMDEAVGRQPPIAQVRDPPPNGHQLELSHSLPAHLGLDPAKMQEMRSALFPNDEDDEDMEDGFPSDHRYLSRERMSVDTPDTSAKGQRLRSLSPLHDSSQKFGRRSGMLPRKEPHALLEYHVNSPDPGPSSHGILMSGKNKGFPMRMTKVEGFKLPAEQATPVAGKTYSNCVVDAALFMGRSFRVGWGPNGILLHSGSLVNCPGTGLSSVVHIEKVAADKVVRDEQNKVKEELTELCFSDPMDLHRRLDREILETESGKFKLKLHKVVASRFVLPEICRSYIDIIERQLEISDLSMSSRVLLMHQVTVWELIRVLFSERAAGNQLEFSGDEDQEGMILDKKEGSANIDLEALPLARRADFSNWLQDSVCHRVQGEVGSLSDARYLEHIILLLTGRQLDTATEIAASRGDVRLAILLSQAGGSMLNRSDVAQQLGMWKINGLDFNYIEEDRLKVYELLAGNVQGALLDSPLDWKRYLGLIMWYQLSPDTSLDILIHSYYQLLGEGKVPNPVPVYIDEGPLEEALQWSPGDRFDISFYLMLLHANQDEKFGLLKTMFSAFSSSYDPLDYHMIWHQRSILEAIGAFSTNDLHVLDLSFVHQLLCLGKCHWAIYVILHMQHVDDAPYIHEKLIREVLSQYCEIWSKDEAQRQYIEELGIPAEWIHEALALYHEYYGDRQGALENYIQCGNWKKAHTIFMTSVAHSLFLSSKHQEIWDITNVLENHKSEIADWDVGAGIYIDYFIIKNSMQEDSTMDDDDSDPLETKNESCKSFFIRLNDSLIIWGSKLPVEARACYSKMAEELCELLMNSPGEGSAPGLYMGCFETMLNAPVPDDHRASYLQEAVSVFTDILCQDSF from the exons ATGGCTGCCGACTCCATGTTCCCGGTCCTGCGTGCCTCCGACTACTTCACTCGGCCGTCGATCGACGAGCTGGTCGAGAGGGAGGCGGCTGATCCAGGCTACTGCAGCCGGGTTCCAGGCTTCGTCGTCGGGAGGGTGAGGTATGGACAGGTTAAGTTCTCTGGCGACACCGATGTGAGGGGGTTGGACCTGAATGGAATCGTCACGTTTGACCGCCATTGCGTGGAGGTTTACGGGGACGAGGCTGGTAAACCTGCGGTAGGGCATGGCCTTAATAAAGCTGCGGAGGTGACGTTGAGGCTGGATCTGAGGGGGCTTCCAGAGGCCGGCGCCCTAGTTGAGCTTCTGAGGTGCCGCGCCAAGAAGCAGGGTGCTAGGTTTCTCTCTTTCGATCCTGTGAATGGTAACTGGAAGTTTGAGGTCGATCACTTCAGCAGGTTTGGGTTTGTggacgaggaggaagacgacgttgCCATGGATGAGGCGGTTGGTCGACAACCACCGATTGCTCAAGTAAGAGACCCACCTCCCAATGGACATCAACTGGAGCTTTCGCATTCATTGCCTGCTCATCTTGGGCTGGACCCTGCAAAGATGCAAGAGATGCGGTCAGCCTTGTTTCccaatgatgaagatgatgaagatatGGAGGATGGCTTTCCATCTGATCACAGATACCTCAGCAGAGAGAGGATGAGTGTGGATACACCCGACACCAGTGCTAAAGGTCAGAGGCTGAGGTCTCTGTCTCCTTTGCACGATTCTTCTCAGAAATTCGGAAGGAGATCTGGTATGCTTCCGAGGAAAGAACCACATGCACTGCTGGAATATCATGTTAATTCTCCGGACCCTGGTCCATCTTCTCATGGTATACTTATGTCCGGAAAGAACAAGGGATTTCCGATGAGAATGACCAAGGTAGAAGGCTTTAAACTGCCAGCTGAGCAAGCAACTCCTGTTGCTGGAAAAACATATTCTAACTGCGTAGTGGATGCTGCTTTATTCATGGGCAGATCATTTCGAGTTGGCTGGGGACCAAATGGCATCCTTCTCCATTCTGGTAGTCTGGTCAATTGTCCTGGAACTGGCCTTTCTTCTGTTGTTCACATAGAGAAAGTTGCAGCTGATAAAGTTGTGCGTGATGAGCAGAACAAAGTTAAAGAGGAGCTGACGGAACTATGTTTCTCGGATCCAATGGACCTCCACAGGAGGCTTGATCGTGAAATTCTGGAAACTGAGTCTGGCAAATTTAAATTGAAGCTTCACAAAGTTGTGGCCAGTCGTTTCGTTTTGCCAGAGATTTGCAGGTCATATATCGATATCATTGAAAGGCAGCTTGAAATCAGCGACTTATCTATGTCTTCGCGTGTGCTGTTAATGCATCAAGTTACTGTTTGGGAGCTGATTAGGGTCTTGTTCTCTGAGAGAGCAGCTGGTAATCAGTTGGAATTTAGTGGTGATGAGGATCAGGAGGGCATGATTTTGGATAAGAAAGAAGGTTCTGCAAACATAGACCTTGAAGCACTCCCTTTGGCTAGGAGAGCAGACTTTAGCAACTGGTTACAGGACAGTGTTTGTCACCGGGTACAAGGAGAGGTGGGCTCCTTAAGTGATGCCAGGTACTTGGAACATATTATTCTGCTTCTGACTGGTCGACAATTGGACACTGCTACAGAAATTGCTGCTTCAAGGGGTGATGTTCGGTTGGCAATCTTGCTAAGCCAGGCAGGTGGATCGATGTTAAATCGATCTGATGTTGCGCAGCAACTAGGTATGTGGAAAATAAATGGTCTGGACTTCAATTATATTGAGGAAGACAGGCTAAAGGTATATGAGTTGCTTGCTGGTAATGTACAAGGTGCTTTACTAGATTCACCACTTGACTGGAAAAGGTACCTTGGTTTAATCATGTGGTATCAGTTATCACCAGATACATCACTTGATATCCTAATTCATTCTTATTACCAACTACTTGGTGAGGGCAAAGTTCCAAATCCTGTTCCTGTATACATTGATGAAGGACCTCTCGAGGAAGCACTTCAGTGGTCCCCAGGTGACCGTTTCGACATATCATTTTATTTGATGCTTCTTCATGCCAACCAAGATGAGAAGTTTGGGCTGCTAAAAACTATGTTCAGTGCATTCTCGTCATCGTATGACCCCTTGGACTACCATATGATCTGGCATCAACGCTCTATTCTGGAAGCTATTGGAGCTTTTAGTACAAATGATCTTCATGTACTGGATTTGAGTTTTGTTCATCAGCTACTATGTCTTGGGAAGTGCCATTGGGCTATCTACGTCATTCTGCACATGCAGCATGTGGATGATGCGCCTTACATCCATGAAAAGTTAATCAGGGAAGTTTTGTCGCAGTATTGTGAAATATGGAGCAAAGATGAGGCTCAGAGGCAATATATTGAAGAACTTGGTATACCAGCAGAATGGATACATGAGGCTCTG GCTCTTTATCATGAGTACTATGGAGACCGGCAGGGTGCGCTGGAGAATTACATTCAATGCGGAAATTGGAAGAAAGCTCATACTATTTTCATGACATCTGTTGCTCATTCCTTGTTTCTGTCAT CAAAGCATCAAGAGATCTGGGACATTACCAACGTTTTGGAGAATCACAAGTCTGAAATTGCTGACTGGGACGTTGGTGCTGGAATATACATAGACTATTTCATTATAAAGAACTCTATGCAAGAAGATAGTACGATGGATGATGATGATTCA GATCCACTTGAGACGAAAAATGAATCATGCAAGAGTTTCTTCATCCGATTAAATGATTCGCTGATTATCTGGGGAAGTAAATTACCTGTCGAGGCGAG GGCATGCTACTCGAAGATGGCAGAGGAACTCTGCGAGCTTCTAATGAATTCCCCTGGCGAGGGCTCAGCGCCAGGTCTCTACATGGGCTGCTTTGAGACGATGCTCAACGCTCCTGTCCCTGATGATCACAGGGCGTCCTACCTGCAGGAGGCCGTCTCCGTTTTCACCGACATACTTTGCCAGGATTCATTCTAG
- the LOC127296923 gene encoding uncharacterized protein — translation MADIALLVAEESEKRTKQVAPGAGEEASKGRGSFEGMAKAWGSWTESAAATASEVKVHVALLVKAEPKTPFSLAAFDGFFSA, via the coding sequence ATGGCGGACATAGCCTTGCTGGTGGCGGAGGAGTCCGAGAAGAGGACCAAGCAAGTGGCGCCTGGCGCCGGCGAAGAGGCTTCCAAGGGCAGGGGGAGCTTCGAGGGCATGGCCAAGGCGTGGGGCTCCTGGACCGAGTCCGCCGCCGCCACTGCGTCGGAGGTCAAGGTGCACGTCGCACTGCTCGTCAAGGCAGAGCCCAAGACCCCGTTTTCCCTAGCAGCCTTCGATGGCTTCTTCTCTGCTTAA